The segment CGAGCAGGTCATCACCTTCACCGATCTGGATGGCCGTCTGCTGGCCCTCAAGCCGGACGTGACCCTCTCCATTGCCAAGACGGCGCAGCCCGCCCCCGGCGAGACCCTGCGCTACTACTACCACGAGAACGTCTACCGCCCTTCCGCCGAGAGCCACACCTTTAAAGAGATCAGCCAGATGGGCCTTGAGATGCTGGGCGCGGTGGGCGAAGCACAGGTGCAGCAGGCGGTGTGTCTGGCGGCGCGGTCGCTGGATGCGCTGGGGGCCGAGTGGGTGCTGGAAGTGAGCCACATGGGCTACCTGTTCGGCTTGTTCGAGGCGCTGGGCGTGCCGGATGCCGCCCGCGCAAAGCTGCTGGAAAAGCTGCGGGAGAAAAACGCCCATGAGCTGCGGGCCGCAGCCGGAGCAGCCGGTCTTGCCGATGCCGCCGCCGACATCCTGTGCAGTGTGCTGAGCCTCTGCGGCAGCTATGCCGATACCCTTGCAAAGGCCGCTGCCCTGTGCCGCAATGACGCCATGCGCGCGGCGGTGGCCGAGCTGGAAGCGCTGGCTGTGCCGCTGGAAAAGGCGGGCGGCGTCATCCGGCTGGACATGACGCTGGCCGGTGAGATGGAATACTACAACGGCCTTGTGTTTCAGGGCTATCTGAAAGCCCTGCCCCGCCCCCTGCTCAAGGGCGGCCGCTACGACCTGCTGATGCAGAAGTTCACCCCCGGGGCCGGGGCCATCGGCTTTGCGGTCTATCTGGACGAGCTGGACCGCCTGAGCGCCCCGCTGCCGCCGGTGCAGAAGAACAGCACCGACAGGGTGATGCTGAATGTGGCCCTGCCCAAGGGCCGCCTGGGCGATAAGGTGTATGATCTGCTGGCGGGCATCGGCTACGGCTGCCCGGAGGACTACAACGCCACCCGCAAGCTGGTGGTGGAAAACCCGGAGGCCGGCATCCGCTACTTCCTTGTTAAGCCCAGCGATGTTGCCATCTATGTGGAGCACGGCGCCGCCGATGTGGGCATCGTGGGCAAGGATATCCTCACAGAGGCTTCTGCCGATGTGTACGAGCTGCTGGACACCGGCCTTGGCAAATGCCGCATGTGCGTTGCCGCCCCGGCCGATTACCAAGACGACCCCAGCCGCCCGGTGCGGGTGGCCACCAAATTCGTCAGCATCGCAAAGAGCTATTACGCATCCATGGGGCGGGACATCGATATCATCAAGCTGAACGGCTCCATTGAGCTGGCCCCCATTCTGGGCCTTTCGGACGTCATCGTGGATATCGTGGAGACCGGCACCACCCTGCGGGAGAACGGCCTGAAGGTGGTCACCGAGTTCATGCCCATCTCGGCCCGGTTCATTGCCAACAAGGCCAGCTACCAGTTCAAGCACGCCGAAATGGACACCATGCTGGAAAAGCTGCGGGCGGAACTGCAGAACAAGGAGGAAGCAAAATGATCAAGCTGTATAACTTTGACGAGCTCAGGCCCGAAGAAATTTTGAACCGCGACATCCGCGCGGAAAAGAACGTGGAGGATGTGGTGGACGGCATCATTGCCGATGTGCGCGCCCGGGGCGATGAAGCCCTGAAGGATTATGCGCTGAAATTTGACGGCGCGAAGATCGATGCCCTGCAGGTGACGCAGGAGGAGATCGACGAGGCCTTTGCGGGCATGGATCCCTACTTCCTCGAGACCCTGCGCGAAGCCGCTGCCAACATCGAGAGCTTCCACCGCCAGCAGGTGCACAAGAATTTTGTGGTGAACGACAAGCCCGGCATCGTGCTGGGCCAGAAATATACCCCCATTGAGAAGGCCGGTGTCTATGTGCCCGGCGGCACGGCGGCCTATCCCTCCACCGTGCTCATGGACGTGATCCCGGCAAAGGTGGCGGGCGTGTCCGAGATCGTCATGACCACCCCCGCCGGCAAGGACGGCAGGGTGAACCCGGTCATCCTTGCCGCCGCTGCTACCGCAGGCGTGACCAGAATCTTCAAGACCGGCGGCGCACAGGCTGTGGCGGCTCTCGCCTACGGCACCCAGAGCATCCCCGCGGTGGATAAGATCGTTGGCCCCGGCAACATCTACGTTGCCACTGCCAAGCGCAAGGTGTTCGGCAAGGTGGGCATCGATATGATCGCCGGCCCCAGCGAAATTCTGGTGCTGGCCGACGGCGGCTGCAACCCCGCATGGGTGGCGGCAGACCTGCTGAGCCAGGCCGAGCACGACAAACTGGCAAGCCCGGTCCTCGTCACCGACAGCCCGGAGCTGGCCAAGGCCGTGCAGGCGGAGCTGGAGGTGCAGATCCCGCAGCTGCCCCGTGCCGCCATCGCCCGCGCCAGCGTGGACGACAACGGCAAGATCATCCTCTGCACCGACCTGCACAAGGCCATTGAGGCCTGCAACATCATTGCACCGGAACATCTGGAAGTGTGCGTGGAGGACCCCTTCGGCGTGCTGAACGAGATCAAAAACGCAGGCAGCATCTTCCTTGGCCGCAACGTGCCGGAAGCGCTGGGCGATTACTTTGCAGGCCCCAACCACACCCTGCCCACCAGCGGCACCGCCCGCTTCTCCAGCCCCTTGGGCGTAGACGACTTTGTAAAGAAGTCCAGCTTCCTCTACTACACCCGGGAAGCGCTGGGCGAAGTAGCCCCCCGCATCGCCGATTTTGCCGAGCGCGAGGGCCTGCACGCCCACGCCCGCAGCGTGACCATCCGATACGAGAAATAAAGGCGGCTCGCCCTCTCAGTCAAATCCTTTGGATTTGCCAGCTCTCCCAAAGGGAGAGCCCTTGGCAGTCCACACAAAGTTTTCGGTTTCGCCAGAGGCTCTCCCTTTGGGAGAGCTGGACGCGAAGCGGCCTGAGAGGGCAAGGCCGTTCACCATAACAGAATAAGCCGGAGGAACCATTATGAGTCGTTTTCTTTCTCCCACGCTGGCCGCTGTCACCCCCTACACCCCGGGTGAGCAGCCGCAGGATCAGCAGTACATCAAACTGAACACCAACGAAAGCCCCTATCTGCCCTCCCCGGCGGTGATCGCCGCCGTGAGCGAGCACGAGGTGGAAAAGCTGCGCCTTTACTCCGACCCCGCCTGTGCCGACCTGCTCAAGGCGGCCGCAGCCCATTTCGGTTTGCAGCCGGAGCAGATCATGCCCGGCAACGGCAGCGACGAGAACCTTTTCTTTGCGCTGCGTGCCTTCTGCGACGCAGACCACCCGCTGGCCTATGCCGACATTACCTACGGCTGCTACGGCGTGTGGTGCGGACTGATGCACATTCCCAGCCACATCATCCCGCTGAAAGAGGATTTCACCCTTGACCCGAAGGACTACTACGGCCTGAACCAGACCATCGTCCTTGCAAACCCCAACGCACCCACCGGCATTGCACTGCCCCGGGCGGAAATTGAGGGCATCCTGAAAGCGAACCCGAACAATGTGGTCATCGTGGACGAGGCCTATGTGGACTTTGGCGGCGAGAGCTGCGTGCCCCTCATCGACCAGTACGAGAACCTGCTGGTGGTGCAGACCTTTTCCAAGTCCCGGCAGCTGGCCGGTGCGCGGCTGGGGCTTGCCATGGGCAATGCAAAGCTCATTGCCGACCTGAACCGGGTCAAGTTCAGCCTGAACCCCTACAACATCAACCGCCTGACCCTGAAGGCCGGGCAGGCCGCGCTGGAAGACACCGCTTATTTTGACAGGACCCGCGCCGCCATCGTGGACACCCGCGCATGGACAAAACAGCAGCTGGAACAGCGCGGCTTTGCCGTGCTGGACAGCCGCTCCAACTTCCTGTTTGCGAGTACCGACCGGAAAGACGGCGGAACACTCTACAAAGAGTTGAAGAAAAACGGCATTCTGGTGCGCCACTTCGACGCGCCCCGCATCCAGAACTGGCTGCGCATCACCATTGGCACATCGGAACAGATGAAGATATTCGTGAACACACTGGATAAGATCATGGAGGAATGAACCATGCCGAACCGAATGATCTCGCTGGAACGCAACACCAATGAGACCCAGATCGACCTGACCCTTGATCTGGACGGCACCGGCCGCTACGAGGTGGACACCGGGTGCGGCTTTTTGAACCACATGCTGGAACTGTTCGCCCGCCATGGCCGTTTTGACTTAGTGCTCACCTGCCACGGCGATGTGCAGGTGGACTACCACCACACCACCGAGGATGTGGGCATTGCGCTGGGTCAGGCCTTTGCACGGGCACTGGGCGATATGCGCGGCATCCAGCGCTACGGCAGCTTCTACCTGCCCATGGACGAAGCGCTGATTTTGTGCGCCGTCGATCTTTCGGGCCGCTGCACCCTGAACTGGGACGTCCATTGCAGAACCGAAAAGGTGGGCGATTTTGACGTGGAGTGCGCGAAGGAATTCTGGCTGGGCTTTGCCCGCAGCGTGCCTGCCACTGTCCACTTTGTACAATTTGCGGGAGAAAATACCCACCACATCCTCGAGGCCTGCTTCAAGGGCGCAGGCCATGCACTGGGCGCGGCCGTGAAGATCGACGAAGCTCACAAGGACGAGATCCCTTCCACGAAAGGACTGCTGGTATGATCGCAATTATCGATTACGGCGTGGGCAACCTGTTCAGCCTGAAGTCCAGCCTGAAGCAGCTGGGGCTGGAAGCCGGTGTGACTGCGGACGCGGACACCATCCGCAAAGCCGACCGGCTCATCCTGCCGGGTGTGGGCGCTTTTGCCGACGCCATGGCAAAGCTGGAGGCAACAGGTCTTGTGCCGGTCATGAAAGAAGAAGCCGAAAAGAAGCCGCTGCTGGGCATCTGCCTCGGGATGCAGCTGCTGTTTGAAAAGAGCTACGAGTACGGTGAGCATGAAGGCCTTGGCTTTGTGAAGGGCGAGGTCTGCCCGCTGGAGCCCGACCTTGCGGACAAGAGCCTGAAGGTGCCGCAGATCGGCTGGAACGCCTTGCACATTGTAAAGGACGACCCTCTGTTCAAGTACATCCGTGAGGGCGAATACGTCTATTACGTCCACAGTTACTACGGCAAGAAATGTACGGAGAGTACACTGGCTGTGAGCGATTATTCCATTCCGGTCACCGGTGCGGTGCGGGCAGGCAGGGTGTACGGCACCCAGTTCCACCCGGAAAAGAGCGGCGACACCGGACTGCGGATCTTGAAGGCGTTTTCTGAATTGTGAGGCGGCTTGCCCTCTCAGTCAAAACCTGACGGTTTTGCCAGCTCCCAAAGTGGGAGTCTTTGGCAGAGCAAGATGATTTTAAATGCCCTCCGCTTGCGCTCTGGGCATATTCAGCGGAAAACTATTTTTAATTTCGCGTTTGTCGCGGCCTGCGGGCCGCTCCAAACGCATTTTCACGAGAGGGGTCATAATGTATGCAGCTATTTCCAGCCATTGACCTGCGGGGCGGCAAAGTGGTGCGTCTGACGCAGGGCGATTACGACCGCATGACCGTCTATGGTGAGGACCCCTGCGCACAGGCGCGGGAGTTCCTTGCAGCGGGGGCCAAAAATCTGCACGTCGTCGATCTGGACGGCGCAAAGGACGGCACCCTTTCCAACTACGATACCATTGCCGCGCTGGCAAAGCAGGGCGGTTTGTACATTGAGGTGGGCGGCGGCATCCGCACCGAGGAACGCATTGAAACATACCTCTCCCTCGGCGTGGGCCGCTGCATTCTGGGCAGCGTGGCGGTGACGGATTTTGACTTTACCGCTCGGATGCTGCAGAAATACGGCGATAAAATTGCCGTGGGTGTGGACGCCAAGGACGGCTATGTGGCCATCCATGGCTGGAAGGAGGTAAGCCGGGAGCCGGGCGTGGACTTCTGCAGGCGTCTGGCCGACGCCGGATGCACCGCCATCATCTACACGGACATTGCCTGCGACGGTGCCATGAAGGGCACCAATCTGGGCCTGTACCGCCAGCTGGCAGAGGAAGTGCCCGGCGTAGCCTTTACGGCCAGCGGCGGCATCTCGTCCGAAGCAGAGCTTCTGGAACTGAAAAAAATGGGCACTGCCGCTGCCATTTTGGGCAAGAGTCTGTACACCGGCGCACTGGACCTTGCGCGCTGCGTGCAGCTGGTGCAGGAGTGAACGGAGGGGGAACGACATGATCACCAAACGCATTATTCCCTGTCTTGATGTGCGCAATGGCCGCGTGGTCAAGGGCACGAACTTTGAAGGCATCCGGGATGTGGCCGACCCGGTGGAAATGGCCCGCATGTACAACGCTGCCGGTGCCGACGAGCTGGTGTTCTACGATATCACCGCCAGCTTTGAGGGCCGGGCACTGTTTACGGATATCCTGACCCGCGTCGCCAGCGAAATTTTTATCCCGCTCACGGTGGGCGGCGGCATCAATACGCTGGAAGACTTCGACCGGGTGCTCAAGTGCGGTGCGGACAAGGTCAGCGTCAACTCGGGCGCATTGAAGGATCCCGGCCTTATCCCGGCGGCGGCACAGCGCTACGGCAACCAGTGTGTGGTGCTTTCTGCCGATGTAAAGCGGGTGGACGGCCAGTTCCGGGTGTTCGCCAAGGGCGGGCGCGAGGATACCGGCCGGGATGCACTGGACTGGATCAGCTGGTGCGTGGACCACGGCGCGGGCGAGATCTGCCTGAACAGCATCGATACCGACGGCGTGCGCAGCGGCTTCGACCTTGAGATGCTGGATGCAGTTGCGGCGCGGGTGAACGTGCCCATCATTGCCAGCGGCGGCGCAGGCAAAAAGGAAGACTTTCTGGAGCTGTTCCACCACAAGGGCATCGATGCAGGTCTTGCCGCGGGCATCTTCCACCAGAAGCTGCTGACCATCCGGGATCTGAAGGAATACCTCAACGCAAACGGCGTGGAGATGCGGCTGTAACGCCGGGGTATTTCTCCCCGGCGCGGGGAAAAGCCGTAACGCGAAACTGGATTTCCGCAAAAACAACCCGCAAACTCTTGCGTTTGCGCACCGAATACGCTAAACTAGTAATATCCCCATCCGGGGAGGGAGAACCGTTATGAATCTGAAATTTGATGAAAAGGGCCTGATCCCTGCCATCGTGCAGGACCACTACACCAAAGAGGTGCTCACCCTCGCATACATGAACGCCGAGACGCTGGCACTCACCATCGCCGAGGGCCGCACTGTGTTCTGGAGCCGCAGCCGTCAGGAGATCTGGCGCAAGGGCGAGACCAGCGGCAATGTGCAGCGGGTGGTGTCCATCACCGCCGACTGCGACGCAGATGCTCTGGTGGTGGAAGTGGTCAAATCCGGCCCTGCCTGCCACACTGGCGCCGAGAGCTGCTTCTTCAACGAAGTATACGTCTCGCCGGAGCTGAAGCAGTTCAGCTGGCAGGGCCTGTACGAGCTCATCAAGGGCCGCAAGACCGATCCGCAGGAGGGCAGCTATACCACCTACCTGTTTGAGAAGGGCAAGGAGAAGATCCTGAAAAAGGTGGGCGAAGAGTGCACCGAGGTCATTATTGCGGGCGAAAAAGAGGATAAGGAAGAAACCGTTTACGAGATCAGCGATCTTGCCTACCATGTTCTGGTGCTGATGGTCAGCGCCGGCATCACGGTGGAGGATGTGACCCGTGAACTGGAAAAACGTCACGTCATTGACCACAAGGTCAAACAGGAAAGGATGCAGTGAATTATCTATGGCAGATTATAAGAAGTCCAGTGTCCATTGCCACTCCACCATGTGCGATGGCAAAAATACCTTACAGGATATGGCAAGTGCTGCATGTGCGCAGGGCTTGACCACGCTGGGCTTCACCGGCCATAGCTACACCCAGCGCGACCGCGAATACTGCATGAGCCCCAGCCGTACCGCCCAGTACAAGGCCACCATCGCAAAGCTCAAGGCCGAATACAGGGGCAAGGTGGATATCCTGTGCGGCATCGAGTGGGACATCCTGAGCGAGGACAAGCGCACCGGCTACGATTACTGGATCGGCAGCGCACACCACCTGTACGGCAAGAACACCGGCAAGTATTATGAGATCGACTTCCGTCCGCAGGACCTGTGGGACTGCATCAACGACGACTTTGACGCAGATCCGCTGGCCGCAGTGGAAGCCTACTTTGCCGAGGTGGAAAAGGTGGCTGCCCTCAAGCCGGATATTCTGGCCCACATCGACCTGATCAAGAAGCTGAATGCCAACGGCGAGTTCTTCGACGAAGAGTCGCCCCGCTACAAGGCCGCTGCCCTCAAGGCCCTGCAGGCCGCAAAGGCGAACGACTGCCTGCTGGAAGTGAACACCGGCAGTGTGTACCGCGGCTACCGCAAGGACTTCTACCCCGGCCCGTGGCTGCTGGGCGAGTGGCAGAAGATGGGCGGCAAGGTCATCATCACCTCGGACTCTCACGACATTAACAGCCTGACCTTCGGCTTTGACGAAGCTGCCGCCGCCATCAAGGCAGCAGGTTTTACCAGTGTGCAGGTGCTCACTGGTAACGGTTTTGAGACGCAGGAGCTGTAATTTTATGGCACGGACTCCTTCCGTCACCTTCGGTGACACCTCCCTCTGAGAGGGAGGCATTGGCAAAACCAGAAACTTTACCGTCATGCCAAAGGCTCTCCCTTTGGGAGAGCTGTCGAGCGAATGCGAGACTGAGAGGGCGAGCCCGCAAAAAGATCGATCATCTGCAATGCCTTTTCCTGTTTTTTATAAATCGGGAAGGGATTGCAGATGTTTTGTTTTGTGTACAGATATCTTAAAAGTTATAATTTTGGAGGAACCCTATGACCCACGCGCAGCCCCAAAAGAAAAGTTTATGGAACATGAATGTGGACCTGATGCACGGGCCTATTTTTAAAAGCCTGCTGCTCTTCATGCTGCCCATTCTGGTTTCCAATCTGTTCCAGCAGCTCTACAACACGGTGGATACCATGATCGTGGGCAATGTGCTGGGCGACACGGCCCTTGCCGCCATTGGCTCCTGCGGCTCCATCTACGAGCTTCTGGTGGGTTTTGGCATCGGCATCGGCAACGGCCTTGCCATCGTTGCGGCGCGCTCCTACGGCGCACAGGACGAAGACCTGCTCAAGCGCACCGTGACCGGCTCCATCGTCATTGGGCTGATCGCATCGCTGGTCATCACGGCGGCGGGCTTTTTCGGGCTGCGTCCCCTGCTGCAGCTGCTGGACACCCCGGCAGAGATCCTGGAAGAAGCCTACAGCTACATCATCGTCATTGATCTTGGCGTGATCGTCATGTTCCTGTACAACCTGTGCGCCGGTCTGCTGCGCGCCATCGGCAACAGCGTGATGCCGCTGGTGTTCCTGCTCATCAGCTCGGCGCTGAACGTGGGGCTGGATCTGTGGTTCATTGCGGGTGTTGGCATGGGCGTGCGGGGCGCAGCGGTAGCAACGGTCATTGCACAGGGCATTTCGGTGGTGCTGTGCATCCTATATGTGCTGGCAAAGGTGCGCATCCTCATCCCGGAGAAAAAGCACCTTGCCGTGGGCTCCCACCTCTATTGGGAGCTGTTCAGCCAGAGCATTTCCATGGGCCTGATGAGCAGCATCGTCTCGGCGGGCTCTGTGGTGCTGCAGTACGGCATCAACGGTCTGGGCACCCTGACCATCGCAGGCCACACCGCCGCCCGTAAGCTGTTCGCCTTTACGGATATGCCGCTGATCTCCATGGCGAATGCAGGCTCTACCTTCGTCTCCCAGAACCGCGGCGCAAACCAGCCCGACCGTGTGCGCAGGGGAATGCGGCAGATGTATCTGTATTCCGTGGTGGTGACGATCGCGGCGGTCTTCCTGATGAAGTTTGGCGCGGAATGGATGGTGCGGCTCATCTCCGGCTCCACGGAGCCCATCGTGCTGGAAAACGGTGCGCGGTACCTGCTGTGGAACGCACCGTTCTATGCGGTGCTGGGGGTGCTGCTGTGCACCCGCTACGCGCTGCAGAGCCTTGGCCAGAAGGTCCTGCCGCTGTTCTCCAGCGTGATCGAGCTGGTGGGCAAGGTGATCTTTGTGCTGGTGTTCATCCCGAAATTCCAGTACAATGCGGTCATTCTGTGCGAGCCCATCATCTGGTGCTTCATGGCGCTGTATCTGGTGCTGGTGTATCTGCACGAGCCCTTTGTGTTCCCGAAAAAATAACCCTCTCAGTCATCGCTGCGCGATGCCAGCTCTCCCGAAAGGGAGAGCTTTTTGCATTTTACGGGAAGCACAAAGAAAGCTCCCCCTTTCGGGGGAGCTGGATGCGAACAAAGTGAGCAGACTGAGAGGGGTTACAGCGCCGAATAGCCAAAGCTGTTCACCAGCGCATCGATGTGCTGGCCGGCCTTGCACATGGGGCAGTCGCGGCTGTCGAAGCTGGCGTAGTCCGGCAGGCTGGAGGGGTCGAAGATCGAGGTGACCTCATAGCCCATGCACTCGTGGGTGGTGGCGAAGATGGCAGAAAGGCCCGCCACCATGCCGCCGTAGTAGTTCACGGCTTCCACAGCGGCCTGCACGGTGTAGCCGGTGGTGAGGGAAGCGGCCAGAATGAGCACATGCTTGCCCTTGACCATGGGGGCCAGATTGTCGCGCAGAATGATCTGGCTGCCGGTGGTGTACTCCGGTGTGATGACATAGATGGTCTGGTGGGCGTTCATGTTGGCAAAGCCGTCCTTGGTCAGCTCGTTGGCAAGGCAGGTGCCGATGACCTGCGTGCCGTCCAGACAGAGCACGGTATCCACGATGGTACTGTGCTGGTAGGCGGAAACCAGCTCCTTTGCCACGGCTCTGGCCTCGGAAAGACGGGACTTCTGGGTAGTGACGTCGATGTAGTAGTTGATATGGCTGTGGCTGGTAGCAAAGTGGCCCTTTGCCACGCGCAGGAACAAGTCGCTTTTCTTGGTGGGAAGCTTTACCATGTTGATCATCGAAACAGCACTCCTTTTTTCAGGTTCTTCGGGTCGCCCCTCAAATGCAAAAAGCACCGCATCCCTGCGATGCTCTTTCACGTTTTTATATCCCTATTGTACCGAAAAAAGGCCCTGTGCACAAGGCACAAAACAACTAAAAAGCCTTGGCTGTTTTACAGCATAACTTCCAAAAACTGGGATACAAAAAGGCCCGCACCTTGCGGGTGCGGGCCATAACACTGCCGAGAAAAATTACAGGCCAAAGAGGCAGCTGATATCCCAGGTTGCGTAGACATCGCTGTAGGTATCGTTCTGCGCGCCCAGAGCGTTGTGGCGGGGGAAGTAACGGACTTCCACCTTCGTTGCACCGGTGAAATCAATACCCGTGACGGTGATAAAGGGATTGTACGGTGTTTCCACCTTCATGCCTGCTGCACCGCCATTATCGGTGATATGAACCTTGGCAGGGGTAGTAGTATCACCAAAGTCAGAGCCGTCCGTATAGCTCTTAATACCGTCAGTGGTGGTCACATCAATCTGATAAGAATAGTTCTTGCAGGAGCAACCCTGAGAAACAGCATAGTGTTCAAAAGGCAGAATCAGAGTTTGAGTGTTAGAGTCATACGTGGCACCAGTCTTCAGGATCTGGTGATCCTCTGTGCCGCCAAAGCCCAAAATGCCGCCGGACTTGCCGCCGAAGGTCAGCTTGCAGTCCTCACCTTTATAGGTGCCGTAGGGGCGGTTGGGGTTGGAGAAGCTGCCACATCCGGTGAACATGCTGGAGCCGGCAACGGCAACTGCTGCAACAGCAGAGTACTTCATAAAATCACGGCGGGAGAATGTATAAGACATAATAATTCCTCCTTTGAATAAAAGATCATAATAAAGCCTTGCGGCGTTACCTATAAAATAGGCGAAAACGGGGCAAAAGTCAATGCTTTTGGCAAAATAAAAGTATGAAAATTTGAGCAGCAACGTACATTCCGGACGAAATTTCGTCCCGGAAAACCGTTCTCTCAGGCGCGGGTCATGTCGGCGGCGGTCATGTTGAAGGTGATGGTCTTATCCGCCACAAAGGTGGGCATGTAGGTGATCTGCAGGTTCTGCCAGCCCTTGGGGACCATCAGCATCAGCTGCAGATAGCCGCTGCCCTGCGGGGGCAGGTTGGTGGACTCGGAGAAGGTCTGGGAGTTGGAGTTGTACAGCGAGATGTTGGCACCGCACTCCACACCCTGACCGTCGCAGGAAGCGGCAAAGTCGGTGGAAGCAGCAGCCAGTGCGTGGAAGTTGGCGTCCACGTTCTCCTGCGGGGGCACAGGGTAAGCGGCGTTGATCTCGGCCAGATTCTGTGCGCCGATGTTGAAGGTCTGGTTCTTGGTGCGGTTGACCACAGTGACCAGCACGGCGATATATTCATAACCCTCCTGTGCGGGAGCGGTATCGATGCGGAACAGGCTGGTCAGCATCACGCCAAGGCCATTCCAGTTGCTGACCTTATCGCCGACCTTGACATCCACGATGGTGTCACCGCCACTCTGCTGGCAGCCGCCCAGCAGGCCTGCTGCACCCAGAGCAACAGCGGATGCGCCGGTGCACTTGAGGAACGTACGGCGGGAAATGGGATTCGACATAAAGAGATCCTCCTTATCGATCGGAAAAAACGTATTCCAGAATATTCTAATTTGTTTATACCCTTTCTGCCCGCAAGATGCAAGGGTTTCGGGGCTGAATTTACAGCTTTTTCACAGGAATATCACCCTTCGTGAGAAAGGCCCTTCACATGCGTCTCGCTGGTTTTGACCAGATTTAACAGGCTGGGCGTATAAAGCGGGAACTCCCGGGTCAGGCTTTCGGTGGTCATGGAAAGGCAGGCCGGGTCCTTGACGCCCTCGCCGCCGTTCACATCCTGCCCGGTCAGCAGGGCTTCCACGTTGGCCTCGGACATGCGCATCACGGCGTCGGAGCAGCCGCGCCAGCGGATGGGCTCGATGCTGAACAGGCTGGCGGCGTTGTGGGGCTCTGCCGAGTACAGCAGGCGGAACATCTTTGCCACGGCCATCATCAGATAGGTGCTCACCTCGGTGGTCAGGGCCTTGCTGTGGCACTGGCCGATCTTGGCGTACAGCACATTCAGGCTGTTGGAGATCAGCTTTTTGTTCATGGTGGGCAGC is part of the Faecalibacterium sp. HTF-F genome and harbors:
- the hisIE gene encoding bifunctional phosphoribosyl-AMP cyclohydrolase/phosphoribosyl-ATP diphosphatase HisIE; its protein translation is MNLKFDEKGLIPAIVQDHYTKEVLTLAYMNAETLALTIAEGRTVFWSRSRQEIWRKGETSGNVQRVVSITADCDADALVVEVVKSGPACHTGAESCFFNEVYVSPELKQFSWQGLYELIKGRKTDPQEGSYTTYLFEKGKEKILKKVGEECTEVIIAGEKEDKEETVYEISDLAYHVLVLMVSAGITVEDVTRELEKRHVIDHKVKQERMQ
- a CDS encoding histidinol-phosphatase HisJ family protein, giving the protein MADYKKSSVHCHSTMCDGKNTLQDMASAACAQGLTTLGFTGHSYTQRDREYCMSPSRTAQYKATIAKLKAEYRGKVDILCGIEWDILSEDKRTGYDYWIGSAHHLYGKNTGKYYEIDFRPQDLWDCINDDFDADPLAAVEAYFAEVEKVAALKPDILAHIDLIKKLNANGEFFDEESPRYKAAALKALQAAKANDCLLEVNTGSVYRGYRKDFYPGPWLLGEWQKMGGKVIITSDSHDINSLTFGFDEAAAAIKAAGFTSVQVLTGNGFETQEL
- a CDS encoding MATE family efflux transporter — translated: MTHAQPQKKSLWNMNVDLMHGPIFKSLLLFMLPILVSNLFQQLYNTVDTMIVGNVLGDTALAAIGSCGSIYELLVGFGIGIGNGLAIVAARSYGAQDEDLLKRTVTGSIVIGLIASLVITAAGFFGLRPLLQLLDTPAEILEEAYSYIIVIDLGVIVMFLYNLCAGLLRAIGNSVMPLVFLLISSALNVGLDLWFIAGVGMGVRGAAVATVIAQGISVVLCILYVLAKVRILIPEKKHLAVGSHLYWELFSQSISMGLMSSIVSAGSVVLQYGINGLGTLTIAGHTAARKLFAFTDMPLISMANAGSTFVSQNRGANQPDRVRRGMRQMYLYSVVVTIAAVFLMKFGAEWMVRLISGSTEPIVLENGARYLLWNAPFYAVLGVLLCTRYALQSLGQKVLPLFSSVIELVGKVIFVLVFIPKFQYNAVILCEPIIWCFMALYLVLVYLHEPFVFPKK
- a CDS encoding phosphoribosyltransferase — its product is MINMVKLPTKKSDLFLRVAKGHFATSHSHINYYIDVTTQKSRLSEARAVAKELVSAYQHSTIVDTVLCLDGTQVIGTCLANELTKDGFANMNAHQTIYVITPEYTTGSQIILRDNLAPMVKGKHVLILAASLTTGYTVQAAVEAVNYYGGMVAGLSAIFATTHECMGYEVTSIFDPSSLPDYASFDSRDCPMCKAGQHIDALVNSFGYSAL
- a CDS encoding twin-arginine translocation signal domain-containing protein, which gives rise to MSYTFSRRDFMKYSAVAAVAVAGSSMFTGCGSFSNPNRPYGTYKGEDCKLTFGGKSGGILGFGGTEDHQILKTGATYDSNTQTLILPFEHYAVSQGCSCKNYSYQIDVTTTDGIKSYTDGSDFGDTTTPAKVHITDNGGAAGMKVETPYNPFITVTGIDFTGATKVEVRYFPRHNALGAQNDTYSDVYATWDISCLFGL
- a CDS encoding twin-arginine translocation signal domain-containing protein is translated as MSNPISRRTFLKCTGASAVALGAAGLLGGCQQSGGDTIVDVKVGDKVSNWNGLGVMLTSLFRIDTAPAQEGYEYIAVLVTVVNRTKNQTFNIGAQNLAEINAAYPVPPQENVDANFHALAAASTDFAASCDGQGVECGANISLYNSNSQTFSESTNLPPQGSGYLQLMLMVPKGWQNLQITYMPTFVADKTITFNMTAADMTRA
- a CDS encoding helix-turn-helix domain-containing protein, which encodes MEFNRIIKLLRKERGITQKQAAEDLGVSQALLSHYEKGIRECGLDFVVRVADYYNVSCDYLLGRSAERNGMMLSAEDIPNPDKMKDNIYHGSVLPTMNKKLISNSLNVLYAKIGQCHSKALTTEVSTYLMMAVAKMFRLLYSAEPHNAASLFSIEPIRWRGCSDAVMRMSEANVEALLTGQDVNGGEGVKDPACLSMTTESLTREFPLYTPSLLNLVKTSETHVKGLSHEG